The Kluyveromyces lactis strain NRRL Y-1140 chromosome D complete sequence genome has a window encoding:
- the TDA7 gene encoding Tda7p (conserved hypothetical protein) → MLFNTTTDGTDYSSVVSSSDTLTESSESFSQSVASLRTDYINPDSGNSTQQPHGMKTRTVLVYPNRSHSDSDSPGIVSPSTVWVPPSTDDSTSHTDVDTAMVTVLEMSSGPSNIVMQTIYPENTATQEYTSVEGTEATATVPTPTWLTLTTEVPSSETVVYYTRDFIFTDTSTTFTKGLPTLTVIPTEATFTTPTGPVVTDTSFYERWLSGALDSNSTSSGSNKDTIIGGVIGSVGGLALMILVIYLLFRKRRRRNLIEHEKSFSHDIGRKMGYDDIGTFIAQSQQTTKTTTRVSTTAHNNNKVSKSLPSVPPYVADSVRRPQTTNPFDDEYVVSIADPESQTPSTTSLHSSFVSSSTDEGTHDTEMSVTYDENPQNAHGYLTELIEH, encoded by the coding sequence ATGTTGTTCAACACTACCACTGACGGTACTGATTATTCATCTGTTGTTTCTTCGTCAGATACACTGACAGAAAGTTCGGAGTCGTTCTCACAAAGCGTTGCTAGTTTACGAACGGATTACATCAACCCTGACTCAGGAAATTCTACGCAGCAGCCACATGGTATGAAGACCAGGACGGTTCTGGTATATCCAAACAGATCACATTCGGATTCGGATTCACCTGGCATAGTATCGCCATCTACAGTTTGGGTACCGCCGTCAACAGATGATTCAACGTCGCATACAGATGTAGACACGGCAATGGTGACGGTACTTGAGATGAGCTCAGGACCGAGCAACATAGTAATGCAAACAATTTATCCCGAGAACACCGCGACCCAAGAATACACATCTGTTGAGGGTACAGAAGCTACTGCCACTGTGCCTACACCGACTTGGTTAACGTTGACCACTGAAGTACCGTCTTCTGAAACTGTGGTTTATTACACACGAGATTTCATCTTTACTGACACTTCAACCACCTTTACTAAAGGACTACCGACACTTACAGTGATACCCACAGAGGCTACTTTCACTACACCTACAGGTCCAGTTGTGACTGACACATCTTTTTACGAAAGATGGCTATCTGGCGCATTGGATTCCAACTCAACATCGTCTGGATCAAATAAAGATACAATAATCGGTGGTGTAATAGGAAGCGTGGGAGGTCTGGCGCTAATGATACTGGTGATCTATTTATTATTTAGGAAGAGACGAAGGAGAAATCTTATCGAACACGAAAAGAGCTTCTCCCACGACATTGGGAGAAAAATGGGATACGACGATATCGGAACGTTTATTGCACAGTCTCAGCAAACCACCAAGACTACAACCAGAGTATCGACGACTGCtcataataataacaaagtTTCAAAAAGTTTGCCCTCAGTGCCTCCATATGTTGCAGATTCTGTCAGGAGGCCACAGACGACAAATCCATTCGACGACGAATATGTTGTATCGATTGCAGATCCAGAGTCTCAGACGCCTTCCACAACATCACTACATTCATCCTTTGTGTCATCTTCCACCGATGAGGGTACACATGACACTGAAATGTCAGTTACTTACGATGAAAACCCACAGAACGCTCACGGATATTTAACGGAACTAATCGAACACTGA
- the MRPL22 gene encoding mitochondrial 54S ribosomal protein uL22m (similar to uniprot|P53881 Saccharomyces cerevisiae YNL177C MRPL22 Mitochondrial ribosomal protein of the large subunit), with product MLSRTVTSLFGLGKASGVRSFQASALQLQKSAQGSLFGEVTDGVNPLKDDDPNKLSNKLTTATELSDDLDAATQLAEAKKKVTAANDTQLQKYIEEQDPMIKSLPEFLLPRVKKEFYEQQVRLNGGFYDKSVRPKDRSLRLTNEELEVLEPSVYVKSYRVKSSMKKATQLLRLLNGLDAKKALTQCHFSDKKVARDVAELLERGINDGVKLGLDANDLYISQIWTGSDGFWQKRVEWKGRGRRGLIEHPYVHIKCILKTKSVTKRRLEHEAKLKEQRKKPWVQLADKPIRGSMGGVYKW from the coding sequence ATGCTATCGAGGACAGTAACTAGCCTGTTCGGCTTGGGAAAGGCTTCCGGTGTAAGAAGTTTTCAAGCTTCAGCATTGCAGCTACAAAAATCTGCACAAGGTTCGCTATTCGGTGAAGTCACCGATGGAGTGAATCCGTTGAAGGATGACGATCCAAATAAACTATCTAATAAGTTGACTACTGCTACCGAACTGTCAGATGATTTGGATGCTGCTACCCAGCTGGCAGAGGCTAAAAAGAAAGTTACAGCAGCCAATGATACACAATTACAGAAATATATCGAAGAACAAGACCCCATGATCAAAAGTTTACCAGAATTTTTGTTACCAAGAGTTAAGAAGGAATTCTATGAACAACAGGTTAGGTTGAACGGTGGGTTTTACGACAAAAGCGTGCGCCCTAAAGATCGTTCTTTGAGATTAACGaatgaagaattagaagTGCTTGAACCTAGTGTCTATGTTAAATCTTACAGAGTAAAATCATCTATGAAGAAGGCCACACAGCTGCTTAGACTTTTGAACGGATTGGACGCTAAGAAAGCTTTGACTCAATGTCATTTCTCCGATAAAAAGGTTGCCCGTGATGTTGCCGAATTATTGGAGCGCGGTATTAATGATGGTGTGAAGCTTGGCTTGGATGCCAATGACCTATACATCTCCCAGATATGGACCGGCAGTGATGGATTTTGGCAAAAACGTGTCGAATGGAAGGGTAGAGGTAGACGTGGTCTCATTGAACACCCATATGTGCATATCAAATGCATATTGAAGACCAAGAGTGTAACGAAGAGAAGACTAGAGCACGAAGCCAAACTAAAAGAACAAAGGAAGAAACCGTGGGTTCAATTAGCAGATAAACCCATCAGAGGTTCTATGGGTGGTGTTTACAAATGGTAA
- the SHR3 gene encoding Shr3p (similar to uniprot|Q02774 Saccharomyces cerevisiae YDL212W SHR3 Endoplasmic reticulum packaging chaperone required for incorporation of amino acid permeases into COPII coated vesicles for transport to the cell surface): MGLTYKDFCAVGTALIIGSTTFLMGIFFSNQPYDYNILFNPAATPEHFENALKHYQTLFYTAKPTLYMLGAVAIVGVIGSLIRVYKPNPDLQLFEYGSLALYVLGICVFLTNIKTGVESAVYHNWGEVSEAQGIAVVASSNIIILIVFAGVLVLQGGLWYSTWEYEQRLDQWRKDQLKESAANQQKAEKTTEPAKTESKKKK; this comes from the coding sequence ATGGGCCTAACTTATAAGGATTTTTGTGCTGTAGGTACAGCATTGATCATTGGATCAACTACTTTTTTGATGGggatcttcttttctaatCAACCATATGACTATAATATCCTATTCAATCCTGCTGCCACGCCGGAGCATTTTGAGAACGCTTTGAAACACTACCAGACTCTATTCTACACGGCCAAGCCAACCCTTTATATGCTTGGTGCGGTGGCCATTGTGGGAGTCATTGGTTCCTTGATTAGGGTATACAAGCCAAATCCAGATTTGCAATTATTTGAATACGGTTCATTGGCTTTGTACGTTTTGGGTATCTGTGTTTTCTTAACAAATATCAAGACCGGTGTTGAATCTGCGGTTTACCATAACTGGGGTGAAGTCTCTGAGGCGCAAGGtattgctgttgttgccTCTTCcaatatcattattttaATTGTCTTTGCTGGTGTCTTAGTGTTGCAAGGAGGTTTGTGGTACAGTACCTGGGAATATGAACAAAGATTAGATCAATGGAGGAAAGACCAATTGAAGGAATCTGCCGCTAACCAACAGAAGGCGGAGAAAACTACTGAACCAGCTAAAACGGAAtctaagaagaagaaatag
- the RPS3 gene encoding 40S ribosomal protein uS3 (highly similar to uniprot|P05750 Saccharomyces cerevisiae YNL178W RPS3 Protein component of the small (40S) ribosomal subunit) translates to MVAIISKKRKLVADGVFYAELNEFFTRELAEEGYSGVEVRVTPTKTEIIIRATKVQDVVGENGRRINELTLLIEKRFKYKRGTIALYAERVHDRGLSAVAQAESMKFKLLNGLAIRRAAYGVVRYVMESGAKGCEVVISGKLRAARAKSMKFADGFLIHSGQPVNDFIETATRHVLLRQGVLGIKVKIMKDPSRNTSGPKALPDAVTIIEPKEEEPVLEPSVKDYRPTEPVEAAESA, encoded by the coding sequence ATGGTTGCCATTATCTCCAAGAAGAGAAAGCTTGTCGCTGACGGTGTTTTCTACGCCGAATTGAACGAATTCTTCACCAGAGAATTGGCTGAAGAAGGTTACTCTGGTGTCGAAGTCAGAGTTACTCCAACCAAGACCGAAATTATCATCAGAGCTACTAAGGTTCAAGATGTTGTTGGTGAAAATGGTAGAAGAATCAACGAATTGACCTTGTTGATTGAAAAGAGATTCAAGTACAAGCGTGGTACCATTGCTTTATACGCTGAAAGAGTCCATGACCGTGGTTTGTCCGCTGTTGCTCAAGCTGAATCCATGAAGTTCAAATTGTTGAACGGTTTGGCCATCAGAAGAGCTGCTTACGGTGTTGTCAGATACGTTATGGAATCTGGTGCCAAGGGTTGTGAAGTTGTCATCTCCGGTAAGTTGAGAGCTGCTAGAGCCAAGTCCATGAAGTTCGCTGACGGTTTCTTGATCCACTCCGGTCAACCAGTCAACGACTTCATTGAAACCGCTACCAGACACGTTTTGTTGAGACAAGGTGTTTTGGGTATTAAGGTTAAGATCATGAAGGACCCATCTAGAAACACCTCTGGTCCAAAGGCTTTGCCAGATGCTGTTACCATCATCGAaccaaaggaagaagaaccagTTTTGGAACCTTCTGTCAAGGATTACAGACCAACTGAACCAGTTGAAGCTGCTGAATCTGCttaa
- the RHO5 gene encoding Rho family GTPase RHO5 (similar to gnl|GLV|DEHA0F04004g Debaryomyces hansenii DEHA0F04004g and weakly similar to YNL180C uniprot|P53879 Saccharomyces cerevisiae YNL180C RHO5 Non-essential small GTPase of the Rho/Rac subfamily of Ras-like proteins likely involved in protein kinase C (Pkc1p)-dependent signal transduction pathway that controls cell integrity), translated as MRSIKCVIVGDGAVGKTSLLISYTTNTFPQDYIPTVFDNYSTTIALPDPYNPDSEPQIFKLNLWDTAGQEEYDRLRPLSYPQTDIFLICFSVNEPNSFENVYDKWFPEIKHSTNFENLDLYHQSGKLPILLVGTKADLRDDDHERDRLQESNSDFVSQQQIQELVNKLGLMGYVECSAATQVGVREVFEKAVDCVVFEPDRLVRESLQQKQQAQDSQQKPKTKQVNKKNTTAQPESSTKPQKSKRSIKRKCTIL; from the coding sequence ATGAGGTCTATTAAGTGTGTGATCGTAGGCGATGGTGCGGTCGGTAAGACATCGTTATTAATTTCGTACACTACGAATACTTTCCCACAGGATTATATCCCAACTGTTTTTGATAACTATTCGACTACCATTGCTCTTCCGGATCCATATAATCCGGATTCTGAGCCTCAGATTTTCAAGTTAAACCTGTGGGATACCGCTGGtcaagaagaatatgaCAGACTGAGACCTTTATCGTACCCTCAAACTGACATATTCCTAATATGTTTCTCGGTAAATGAACCTAACAGTTTTGAGAACGTTTACGATAAATGGTTCCCTGAGATTAAACACAGTACAAATTTCGAGAACTTGGatctttatcatcaaagCGGGAAATTGCCAATCTTATTGGTTGGTACCAAGGCCGATTTGAGAGATGATGACCATGAACGTGACCGTTTACAAGAGTCTAACTCCGACTTTGTTTCCCAACAACAAATTCAGGAATTGGTTAACAAATTGGGGTTAATGGGTTACGTTGAATGTTCTGCTGCCACTCAGGTAGGTGTCCGTGAAGTTTTCGAGAAGGCTGTCGACTGCGTTGTATTTGAACCGGACAGATTAGTCAGAGAATCTCTACAACAAAAGCAACAGGCACAAGATTCTCaacaaaaaccaaaaacaaaacaagTTAACAAGAAAAACACCACTGCTCAACCTGAAAGCAGTACAAAACCTCAAAAGTCAAAGAGATCAATCAAGCGTAAATGTACTATTTTATAG